A single region of the Salvelinus sp. IW2-2015 unplaced genomic scaffold, ASM291031v2 Un_scaffold3902, whole genome shotgun sequence genome encodes:
- the LOC112076648 gene encoding SLAM family member 8-like: MSGGPFSCFSKQGILLILFSNLHYGVGVPLIINKRVGDSVELLAGLEREHFKSLVWKYMGKVIAEFNSEVVYSPGSQFEGRLKMNTKNVSLTVRELTLQDSGDFLLTGEGNKRLIDSKTITLKVHEPISKVVIQKNIKLLANXSCTVRLVCNVSCYHNITYTWERDNEIYGDAQQIHFSLSPAERNISVKCNASNLVSWKTAFETVKCRNDTTTPGT, from the exons ATGTCTGGTGGTCCCTTCTCCTGCTTCTCCAAACAGGGAATACTACTTATCCTATTCTCCAACCTCCACTATG GTGTGGGTGTTCCTCTGATCATCAACAAGAGAGTGGGGGACTCTGTGGAGCTGCTGGCAGGATTAGAGAGGGAACATTTCAAATCCTTGGTGTGGAAGTATATGGGAAAGGTTATTGCAGAATTCAACTCAGAAGTTGTATATTCACCTGGATCCCAGTTTGAGGGGAGACTAAAGATGAACACCAAAAACGTCAGTTTAACAGTCAGAGAACTGACACTGCAAGACTCAGGGGATTTTCTACTTACAGGTGAAGGGAACAAACGTCTGATTGACAGTAAGACCATCACTCTGAAAGTCCACG AACCTATATCCAAGGTGGTGATCCAGAAAAATATCAAGCTATTGGCCAACCRCTCCTGTACGGTACGGCTGGTGTGCAACGTGTCCTGCTACCACAACATCACCTACACCtgggagagagacaatgagatctACGGGGACGCCCAGCAgattcacttctctctctcaccagcagAGAGAAACATCAGTGTAAAGTGCAACGCCTCCAACCTGGTCAGTTGGAAAACTGCCTTTGAGACAGTAAAGTGTAGAAATGACACAACCACACCAGGTACCTAG